From the genome of Streptomyces sp. NBC_01260, one region includes:
- a CDS encoding DUF6777 domain-containing protein produces MRSPIRLRRAAGATLSAGILLAAGCARDAPLGGNGTKGTADAQEVLLQSAAARGPDPFTGSTVRPSGAAPAPSRTGPRETPAPGGRAVHRLAGSTPGLYGGTRSVASCDVGKQIRFLAADRARREAFAHAAGIAPAGAAGFLRGLTPVLLRADTRVAGHGFSGGSATTFQSVLQAGTAVMVDSHGMPRVRCACGNPLTAPNGARESADRGEKWKGYDPARVVVVEPTARELTDLVIVDVVHSAWIERTAGDEGARDRAPEVPPPYGPGTDITGPLPGVPPGEPTPSRTTAPTDCPTPGVPTPPGEEAAATPSGDPPGAPDGGLAAPPDCPTGLPSDGATDEPSGIPPGEPTGTPAEPDEPPGDLVPSMTQEPQTAIELPWPDGTGGAPESVTG; encoded by the coding sequence GTGCGCTCACCCATACGCCTGCGCCGCGCCGCGGGCGCCACGCTGTCCGCCGGGATCCTGCTCGCCGCGGGCTGCGCGCGGGACGCCCCCCTCGGCGGCAACGGCACCAAGGGGACGGCCGACGCCCAGGAGGTCCTCCTGCAGTCTGCCGCGGCGCGGGGGCCCGACCCCTTCACCGGCTCGACGGTGAGGCCGTCCGGTGCGGCGCCGGCCCCGTCGCGCACCGGCCCCCGTGAGACCCCGGCCCCCGGCGGCCGGGCCGTCCACCGGCTCGCCGGCTCCACCCCGGGCCTCTACGGCGGCACCCGCTCCGTGGCCTCCTGCGATGTCGGGAAGCAGATCCGCTTCCTGGCCGCCGACCGTGCCAGGAGGGAGGCCTTCGCGCATGCCGCGGGCATCGCCCCGGCCGGGGCCGCCGGCTTCCTGCGCGGGCTGACCCCGGTCCTGCTGCGCGCCGACACCCGGGTGGCCGGTCACGGCTTCAGCGGGGGATCCGCGACCACGTTCCAGTCCGTGCTCCAGGCCGGCACCGCGGTGATGGTCGACAGCCACGGGATGCCACGAGTGCGCTGTGCCTGCGGAAACCCGCTGACCGCGCCGAACGGCGCGCGCGAGTCGGCCGACCGGGGGGAGAAGTGGAAGGGCTACGACCCGGCGCGCGTCGTCGTCGTCGAGCCCACCGCGCGCGAGCTCACGGACCTGGTGATCGTCGACGTCGTGCACAGCGCCTGGATCGAGCGGACGGCCGGGGACGAGGGCGCCCGGGACCGCGCCCCCGAGGTGCCGCCGCCGTACGGCCCGGGCACCGACATCACCGGACCGCTGCCCGGGGTGCCGCCTGGTGAACCGACCCCTTCGCGGACCACCGCGCCCACCGACTGCCCGACACCGGGCGTCCCGACGCCGCCCGGGGAGGAGGCCGCCGCGACCCCTTCGGGCGATCCGCCGGGCGCCCCCGACGGCGGCCTGGCCGCGCCCCCGGACTGTCCGACGGGCCTGCCCTCGGACGGCGCCACCGACGAGCCGTCGGGGATTCCGCCCGGCGAGCCGACCGGTACCCCGGCGGAGCCGGACGAGCCTCCCGGGGACCTGGTGCCGTCCATGACGCAGGAGCCGCAGACCGCCATCGAGCTGCCGTGGCCGGACGGTACCGGGGGTGCTCCCGAGTCCGTCACCGGGTGA
- a CDS encoding DUF1990 family protein: MSTLTYPEVGATRLGPLPDGYHHLHHRNRIGHGRADFEAAGAAVTEFRMHRVAGARVVASARRAEPGAAVRVALGAGPFRFTAPCRVIWTEYAAQRIGFGYGTLTRHPECGEESFVVDLADDGTVSFTVMAFSRPARWYARLAGPLVPVAQLWYARRLGSTLRRIVTEARQKRN; this comes from the coding sequence ATGAGCACCCTGACGTACCCGGAAGTGGGCGCCACCCGTCTCGGCCCGCTCCCCGACGGCTACCACCACCTGCACCACCGCAACCGGATCGGCCACGGCCGCGCGGACTTCGAGGCCGCCGGCGCCGCGGTCACCGAATTCCGTATGCACCGCGTCGCCGGAGCCCGGGTCGTCGCGTCGGCGCGACGCGCCGAGCCCGGAGCGGCCGTTCGGGTGGCACTGGGGGCGGGCCCGTTCCGGTTCACCGCGCCCTGCCGGGTCATCTGGACCGAGTACGCCGCGCAGCGCATCGGATTCGGCTACGGAACGCTGACCCGGCACCCCGAGTGCGGCGAGGAGTCCTTCGTGGTCGACCTGGCCGACGACGGGACGGTGTCGTTCACCGTCATGGCGTTCAGCCGGCCCGCCCGCTGGTACGCCCGGCTCGCCGGTCCGCTCGTACCGGTGGCCCAGCTCTGGTACGCGCGCAGGCTCGGCAGCACCCTGCGCCGGATCGTCACGGAGGCGCGCCAGAAGCGGAACTGA
- a CDS encoding alpha-L-fucosidase, whose amino-acid sequence MTELPRRHVLGMTAGAAVGAALLTPATAEAAPRTGTAPETVHGGDWGTVPPAVPVPLDDWFDNDGIDTAEARGGSFDGSGYTFPGEELPAGEREIAGTTFRFPAAGAGAKNNIVALGQRIDLPPGRYLSGLLLTACSYGAASGKATVHYADGTTSAPALAGPDWYSGSGDLTSAYRYAPDGTKDPHPVSIAVSEIPLDPTRQAVALTLPTTQPAEADKSALHIFALSLQPAAEGRALAVRDARSTTSLLEHGAQSVEATVVNAGTVGILAADGLTLSVDVPGARTVAPARVTRLAPGDQARVRIGIRNRPGTAPGTARDGGVVARGRGQQAATVRRSLTLGVPDYTPTDASLSTHQAPYWFQDAKFGIFIHWGVYSVPAWAPVGTQYAEWYWNQMQDPNNPTYAHHRDTYGESFAYDDFIPRFRAEHFDPRSWVELFRDAGAQYHVLTSKHHEGFALWDTKLSDRNSVKMGPKRDVIRELFDASRRYAPELHRGLYFSMPEWFNPDHPWMGHAPRNPYTLEPVPYTGHSAGKDYVTEFQGPQMLELIEGYDPEIIWCDIGGDNDSHRVLAEYFNQAKNRARPVDVTVNDRSGIGSHDFTTPEYTTYDQIVTAKWESSRGLDPYSYGYNAQTPDEKYMTAEEIVHSLVDIVSKNGNFLLDIGPKADGTIPDIMQRRLRETGQWLKTNGEAIYDTTYWSRMPQLGEDLRFTVRPDKAFYIHSLARPGATLTVGAPVPVRGGDRITLLGYDRPLSWRTTGDSLVVDVPAAARRTGEHAWVFKIAWSG is encoded by the coding sequence ATGACCGAACTTCCCAGGCGCCATGTACTCGGAATGACGGCAGGGGCGGCAGTCGGCGCCGCCCTGCTCACCCCCGCCACCGCCGAAGCGGCCCCGCGAACCGGGACCGCGCCCGAGACCGTTCACGGCGGTGACTGGGGGACCGTGCCCCCGGCCGTCCCCGTCCCCCTCGACGACTGGTTCGACAACGACGGCATCGACACCGCCGAGGCCCGCGGCGGCAGTTTCGACGGCTCCGGCTACACCTTCCCCGGCGAGGAACTCCCCGCAGGGGAGCGGGAGATAGCCGGTACCACCTTCCGCTTCCCGGCCGCCGGGGCGGGGGCGAAGAACAACATCGTCGCCCTCGGCCAGCGCATCGACCTCCCGCCGGGCCGCTACCTGTCCGGCCTCCTCCTCACCGCGTGCAGCTACGGAGCCGCGTCGGGCAAGGCCACGGTGCACTACGCCGACGGCACCACATCGGCCCCGGCCCTCGCCGGACCCGACTGGTACTCCGGCAGCGGCGACCTGACCTCCGCCTACCGCTACGCCCCCGACGGGACGAAGGACCCGCACCCGGTCTCCATCGCCGTGTCCGAGATCCCGCTCGACCCGACAAGGCAGGCCGTCGCGCTGACCCTTCCCACCACCCAGCCCGCCGAGGCCGACAAGTCCGCCCTGCACATCTTCGCGCTCTCCCTGCAACCGGCGGCCGAGGGACGGGCCCTGGCCGTACGCGACGCCCGCTCCACCACCTCGCTGCTGGAACACGGAGCACAGAGCGTCGAGGCCACGGTCGTCAACGCGGGCACGGTCGGCATCCTCGCCGCCGACGGCCTCACCCTCTCGGTGGACGTACCCGGGGCGCGTACCGTCGCACCCGCCCGCGTCACCCGGCTCGCCCCCGGCGACCAGGCCCGCGTGCGCATCGGCATCCGCAACAGACCGGGTACCGCGCCCGGCACCGCCCGGGACGGCGGCGTGGTGGCTCGCGGCCGGGGACAGCAGGCGGCAACGGTCCGGCGCTCGCTCACCCTCGGGGTCCCCGACTACACCCCCACGGACGCGTCCCTCTCCACCCACCAGGCGCCGTACTGGTTCCAGGACGCGAAGTTCGGGATCTTCATCCACTGGGGCGTCTACTCGGTCCCGGCCTGGGCGCCGGTCGGCACGCAGTACGCCGAGTGGTACTGGAACCAGATGCAGGACCCGAACAACCCCACCTACGCCCATCACCGCGACACCTACGGCGAGTCGTTCGCCTACGACGACTTCATCCCGCGGTTCCGCGCCGAACACTTCGACCCCCGCTCCTGGGTCGAGCTGTTCCGGGACGCCGGCGCGCAGTACCACGTGCTCACCTCGAAGCACCACGAGGGCTTCGCACTCTGGGACACCAAACTCTCCGACCGCAACTCCGTGAAGATGGGCCCCAAGCGCGATGTGATCAGGGAACTCTTCGACGCCTCACGGCGCTACGCCCCCGAACTCCACCGCGGCTTGTACTTCTCGATGCCCGAGTGGTTCAACCCGGACCACCCGTGGATGGGCCACGCCCCGCGCAATCCGTACACCCTGGAGCCCGTCCCGTACACCGGCCACTCGGCGGGCAAGGACTACGTCACCGAGTTCCAGGGCCCGCAGATGCTGGAGCTGATCGAGGGGTACGACCCCGAGATCATCTGGTGTGACATCGGTGGCGACAACGACAGCCACCGGGTGCTCGCCGAGTACTTCAACCAGGCCAAGAACCGGGCCCGTCCGGTGGACGTCACGGTCAACGACCGCTCGGGAATCGGGTCGCACGACTTCACGACGCCCGAGTACACGACGTACGACCAGATCGTCACCGCCAAATGGGAGTCCAGCCGGGGCCTCGACCCCTACAGCTACGGCTACAACGCGCAGACCCCGGACGAGAAGTACATGACGGCCGAGGAGATCGTGCACTCGCTCGTCGACATCGTCTCCAAGAACGGGAACTTCCTGCTCGACATCGGACCGAAGGCCGACGGCACGATCCCCGACATCATGCAGCGCAGGCTGCGCGAGACGGGGCAGTGGCTGAAGACCAACGGAGAGGCGATCTACGACACCACGTACTGGTCGCGGATGCCGCAGCTGGGCGAGGATCTGCGGTTCACCGTCCGGCCGGACAAGGCGTTCTACATCCACTCGCTGGCCCGGCCCGGCGCGACCCTGACGGTCGGGGCCCCGGTGCCGGTCCGCGGCGGCGACCGGATCACGCTGCTCGGGTACGACCGGCCGCTGAGCTGGCGCACCACCGGCGACTCGCTGGTGGTCGACGTACCGGCGGCGGCCCGCAGGACCGGCGAGCACGCCTGGGTGTTCAAGATCGCCTGGTCGGGCTGA
- a CDS encoding urease accessory protein UreF yields the protein MYRNEGDTAGESVPAMTAAGTDLGPLLVSLQLTDSAFPSGFYTLSHSLEGFAQAGAVGPAAVPLLLRDLLLHGVGPADATALALAHRATAAGDPAAVVRIDEHLFATKLGREMRQAATRTGRQLLDLGHEVFDRPEIGDYFDRVVRREAPGTQAVAAGVIYAATGVPLRQAVASDLFAFCVSFAGAALRLRLTDHRSAQTLLRGAAPVIEEAVEAALRRELDDVGATVFASDIMSGRHERAEARLFAS from the coding sequence GTGTACCGCAACGAGGGCGACACCGCGGGCGAGTCCGTGCCGGCCATGACCGCGGCCGGCACGGATCTGGGACCGCTGCTGGTCAGCCTCCAGCTGACCGACTCCGCGTTCCCGAGCGGCTTCTACACGCTGTCGCACAGCCTGGAGGGCTTCGCCCAGGCCGGGGCCGTCGGCCCCGCCGCCGTGCCGCTGCTGCTCCGGGACCTGCTGCTGCACGGCGTCGGTCCCGCCGATGCCACGGCGCTCGCCCTCGCCCACCGCGCGACCGCGGCGGGCGACCCGGCGGCCGTCGTCCGGATCGACGAGCACCTCTTCGCGACCAAGCTGGGCCGCGAGATGCGCCAGGCCGCCACCCGGACCGGCCGGCAGCTGCTCGACCTGGGCCACGAGGTCTTCGACCGCCCGGAGATCGGCGACTACTTCGACCGCGTGGTACGCCGGGAGGCCCCCGGTACCCAGGCGGTGGCCGCAGGTGTCATCTACGCCGCGACCGGGGTCCCGCTCCGGCAGGCCGTCGCCTCGGACCTGTTCGCCTTCTGCGTCAGCTTCGCGGGTGCGGCCCTGCGGCTCCGGCTGACCGACCACCGCTCGGCGCAGACTCTCCTGCGGGGTGCCGCACCCGTCATCGAAGAGGCCGTCGAGGCGGCGCTGCGGCGCGAACTCGATGACGTCGGCGCCACCGTCTTCGCCTCGGACATCATGTCGGGCCGTCATGAACGCGCCGAGGCCCGGCTCTTCGCCAGCTGA
- a CDS encoding ammonium transporter, with the protein MNTAPAPMPPAYDSGDTAWLLASTAMVLLMTPGLAFFYGGMVRTKHVLMMIKMSFAALAFGTLVWWVIGYTLAFGPDVGGAGVIGNLNHVFMRGIDLTTLTGSIPTYVYSTFQMGFAIITVALISGSIADRATMKGWLVFVVLWLLIVYIPLAHWVFDSDGWIVRHLGALDFAGGLPVELNSGVAGLAVALVLRAPRDFARREERPNNIPLVVIGVGLLWFGWFGFNSGSALSDQGTAAAAFINTQLGAAGAMVTWPLVEKWRTGRVTTMGVVSSAVAGMVAITPACGEINTLGAVITGLVVGAVCAFAITLKFRFNVDDTLDVVGVHGVGGLIGLIMVGLFATARISGKKGLFYGGGWGLLGKQLVAIVAVIAFSFILTWLIAKAVELTVGFRAKEEYDSVPGAEAERAYDFQTAERLGALVSGKPVTSDDELVKQISTLLRAREHEK; encoded by the coding sequence ATGAACACCGCTCCCGCGCCGATGCCGCCCGCGTACGACTCCGGTGACACCGCCTGGCTGCTCGCCTCCACCGCCATGGTGCTGCTGATGACGCCCGGTCTCGCGTTCTTCTACGGCGGCATGGTGCGCACCAAACACGTGTTGATGATGATCAAGATGAGCTTCGCCGCGCTCGCGTTCGGCACCCTCGTCTGGTGGGTCATCGGATACACGCTCGCGTTCGGACCGGATGTCGGAGGAGCCGGAGTCATCGGCAATCTCAACCATGTGTTCATGCGCGGCATCGACCTGACCACGCTGACCGGATCGATCCCCACCTACGTCTACAGCACCTTCCAGATGGGCTTCGCCATTATCACGGTGGCGCTGATCAGCGGTTCGATCGCCGACCGCGCCACGATGAAGGGCTGGCTCGTCTTCGTCGTGCTGTGGCTGCTCATCGTCTACATCCCCCTCGCGCACTGGGTGTTCGACTCGGACGGCTGGATCGTCAGGCACCTCGGCGCCCTCGACTTCGCCGGCGGTCTCCCGGTGGAGCTCAACTCCGGTGTCGCGGGCCTCGCCGTCGCGCTCGTCCTGCGGGCACCGCGCGACTTCGCCCGCCGTGAGGAGCGCCCCAACAACATTCCCCTTGTGGTCATCGGGGTCGGGCTGCTCTGGTTCGGCTGGTTCGGCTTCAACTCCGGTTCGGCACTGAGCGACCAGGGCACCGCAGCCGCGGCCTTCATCAACACTCAGCTCGGGGCCGCGGGCGCGATGGTCACCTGGCCGCTGGTGGAGAAGTGGCGCACCGGCAGAGTCACCACGATGGGGGTCGTCTCGTCCGCCGTCGCGGGCATGGTCGCCATCACCCCGGCCTGCGGCGAGATCAACACGCTCGGCGCGGTCATCACCGGCCTCGTCGTCGGCGCGGTCTGCGCCTTCGCGATCACGCTGAAGTTCCGTTTCAACGTGGACGACACCCTCGACGTGGTGGGCGTGCACGGTGTCGGCGGGCTGATCGGCCTGATCATGGTCGGCCTGTTCGCCACCGCACGCATCAGCGGCAAGAAGGGACTGTTCTACGGAGGCGGCTGGGGGCTGCTGGGCAAGCAGCTTGTCGCCATCGTCGCCGTGATCGCCTTCTCGTTCATCCTGACCTGGCTCATCGCCAAGGCCGTGGAGCTGACCGTCGGGTTCCGTGCCAAGGAGGAGTACGACAGCGTTCCCGGCGCGGAGGCAGAGCGGGCGTACGACTTCCAGACCGCCGAGCGCCTCGGTGCGCTGGTCTCCGGCAAGCCCGTGACCAGCGACGACGAACTCGTCAAGCAGATCAGCACCCTGCTGCGGGCCCGCGAGCACGAGAAGTAG
- the ureG gene encoding urease accessory protein UreG, whose amino-acid sequence MDDNVLRVGVGGPVGSGKTALIEALVPILIERGHRPSVITNDIYTQEDAQHIRRTLAGVLEPERVVGVETGACPHTAVRDDPTMNLAAGAEMLERFPDTDTLLYESGGDNLTLTFSPALVDLFLFVLDTAEGEKMPRKRGPGITESDLLVINKIDIAQYVRTDINVMESDAHRVRDNRPVVLTDCLTGVGIDEIAVYLESRRKVLI is encoded by the coding sequence ATGGACGACAACGTACTGCGGGTCGGCGTCGGCGGACCGGTCGGATCCGGCAAGACCGCGCTCATCGAGGCGCTGGTGCCGATTCTGATCGAGCGCGGACACCGCCCCTCCGTCATCACCAACGACATCTACACCCAGGAGGACGCCCAGCACATCCGCCGCACCCTGGCCGGAGTCCTCGAACCGGAGCGCGTAGTCGGGGTCGAGACAGGCGCCTGCCCGCACACCGCCGTACGCGACGACCCCACGATGAACCTGGCGGCCGGCGCCGAGATGCTGGAGCGCTTCCCGGACACGGACACACTGCTCTACGAGTCCGGTGGCGACAACCTCACCCTGACCTTCAGCCCGGCCCTCGTGGACCTCTTCCTCTTCGTGCTGGACACCGCGGAGGGCGAGAAGATGCCCCGCAAGCGCGGCCCCGGCATCACCGAGTCCGATCTCCTCGTCATCAACAAGATCGATATCGCGCAGTACGTCCGCACGGACATCAACGTCATGGAGTCCGACGCCCACCGGGTCCGGGACAACCGCCCCGTCGTCCTCACCGACTGCCTGACCGGCGTCGGCATCGACGAGATCGCGGTCTACCTCGAATCGCGCCGCAAGGTGCTGATCTGA
- a CDS encoding YndJ family protein: protein MSVLVGLTVMLGMLVIVPAGLLLTDVPELGRIRRLWPAFAVPGAVSLWLPRGLPATLLALCYALGAALLALHALHRLARHPAALRSSRTAPAEVALLTALVTPSIAAAALVAERSGHSLFGFGLGILALTVPHFHFAGFAAALVSGLVCRLVDSTAGRFAALSVPLGTLLVLIGYFVGDRTELAGAVVLTAGMWTVALLTWRTVRPAGRDRATRLLLATSAAALAVTMVLALSWALGEATGLPHPTLTWMAATHGVGNALGFALCSVLAWRRLREPADHEGRTE, encoded by the coding sequence ATGTCGGTCCTGGTCGGTCTGACCGTGATGCTCGGCATGCTGGTGATCGTGCCGGCCGGGCTGCTGCTGACGGACGTACCGGAGCTCGGCCGGATACGGCGGCTGTGGCCGGCCTTCGCCGTACCGGGAGCCGTCTCCCTCTGGCTGCCGCGCGGCCTGCCCGCCACCCTCCTCGCCCTCTGCTACGCCCTCGGGGCCGCTCTCCTCGCACTGCACGCCCTGCACCGGCTCGCCCGCCACCCCGCGGCACTGCGCTCCTCGCGGACCGCGCCCGCCGAGGTCGCGCTGCTCACCGCCCTGGTGACCCCCTCGATCGCCGCGGCCGCACTGGTCGCCGAGCGCTCGGGGCACTCGCTGTTCGGCTTCGGCCTCGGCATCCTGGCGCTGACCGTGCCGCACTTCCACTTCGCCGGATTCGCCGCCGCCCTGGTCTCCGGACTGGTCTGCCGGCTCGTCGACAGCACCGCGGGCAGGTTCGCGGCGCTGAGCGTTCCGCTGGGTACCCTGCTCGTCCTGATCGGCTATTTCGTCGGCGACCGGACCGAGTTGGCCGGGGCGGTCGTACTGACGGCGGGGATGTGGACCGTCGCCCTGCTGACCTGGCGGACGGTCCGGCCGGCCGGTCGCGACCGGGCCACCCGGCTGCTGCTCGCCACCTCGGCCGCAGCGCTCGCGGTGACCATGGTGCTCGCGCTGAGCTGGGCGCTGGGCGAGGCCACCGGACTGCCCCATCCCACCCTGACCTGGATGGCCGCCACCCACGGCGTCGGCAACGCGCTGGGCTTCGCGCTCTGCTCGGTGCTCGCCTGGAGGCGGCTCCGCGAACCCGCCGACCACGAAGGACGCACCGAATGA
- a CDS encoding urease accessory protein UreD encodes MTLAPHRPPADRLAEEYYTAVRVPPDVAALASVPDTLAPGSPAKVGILDLAFAVRGGRTELVERYQKTPLQIMRPLWIDPALPGMSYVYLMATGGGVAQADRYRMDFRCGPDTQVHLTTQAATKIFRMEHDYASQRVHLTAEAGSYVEYLPDPLIPFKDARFYQRTEVTVASGATVVVGDTLTAGRLARGERHAYRVLATDLCIRRPDGTLLAVDTLRLAPGPDGGGDLGPGVFAGHDHVASLFVVTDRTPAAELADTLHEALAPLGVLYGVSVLPRDCGAWMRLLDDSPIRVAAAHQAAWQSVRRLLTGHPAPDLRKP; translated from the coding sequence ATGACGCTCGCCCCGCACCGGCCCCCGGCCGACCGGCTCGCCGAGGAGTACTACACGGCGGTCCGGGTCCCCCCGGACGTGGCGGCCCTGGCCTCCGTGCCCGACACGCTCGCGCCCGGGTCCCCGGCCAAGGTCGGCATCCTCGACCTGGCCTTCGCCGTGCGGGGCGGGCGTACCGAACTCGTCGAGCGCTACCAGAAGACACCGCTGCAGATCATGCGGCCGCTGTGGATCGACCCCGCGCTGCCCGGCATGAGCTACGTCTACCTGATGGCGACCGGCGGCGGCGTCGCCCAGGCCGACCGCTACCGGATGGACTTCCGCTGCGGACCGGACACCCAGGTCCATCTGACCACCCAGGCCGCCACCAAGATCTTCCGCATGGAGCACGACTACGCGAGCCAGCGGGTGCACCTGACGGCGGAGGCCGGGAGCTACGTCGAGTACCTGCCGGACCCGCTGATCCCGTTCAAGGACGCGCGTTTCTACCAGCGCACCGAGGTCACGGTCGCAAGCGGCGCCACCGTCGTCGTCGGCGACACCCTCACGGCCGGACGGCTCGCCCGCGGTGAACGCCACGCCTACCGGGTGCTCGCCACCGACCTGTGTATCCGCAGGCCCGACGGCACCCTGCTTGCCGTCGACACCCTGCGCCTCGCCCCGGGGCCGGACGGCGGGGGAGACCTGGGACCCGGTGTGTTCGCCGGGCACGACCATGTCGCCTCGCTCTTCGTCGTGACCGACCGCACCCCGGCCGCCGAACTCGCCGACACCCTGCACGAGGCGCTGGCCCCACTCGGCGTCCTGTACGGCGTGAGCGTCCTGCCCCGGGACTGCGGCGCCTGGATGCGGCTGCTGGACGACAGCCCGATCCGGGTCGCCGCGGCCCATCAGGCGGCCTGGCAGTCCGTGCGCCGGCTGCTCACCGGCCATCCCGCCCCCGATCTGCGCAAGCCGTAG
- a CDS encoding lipase maturation factor family protein — MEWFTADGYWLSRLIFQRALAAIYLTAFLTAALQFRALIGERGMLPAPGLLRRTDWRTAPGLFRLHYSDRFFALVAWTGCALSVALIAGLDSHLPLWAAMLLWALPWALYLSIVQVGDTWYGFGWESLLLETGFLAVFLGNAGTAPPVLVLWLLRWVLFRVEFGAGLIKIRGDACWRRLTCLYFHHETQPMPGPLSWFFHRLPRPLHRAEVAANHVTQLLVPVLLFTPQPVAGAAAALMVLTQLWLVLSGNFAWLNWLTIALALSAVDWSPVAEPPAQSAAPLWYEVVVIAVTALVLALSYRPARNLVSRRQVMNRSFDPLHLVNTYGAFGSISRVRLEVVVEGTDERVVHPGTVWREYGFRGKPGDPRRLPRQFAPYHLRLDWMMWFAALSPAYARPWFGPFVQRLLENDRDTLRLLRHNPFPGAPPAHVRARVYRYRYTTWRELRATGRWWHRTYVRDFMRPVPPGPAPVSPTRRS; from the coding sequence ATGGAATGGTTCACCGCAGACGGGTACTGGCTCAGCCGGCTGATCTTTCAGCGAGCGCTCGCTGCCATCTATCTGACCGCCTTCCTCACCGCCGCGCTCCAGTTCCGGGCGCTGATCGGTGAACGCGGCATGCTGCCCGCTCCCGGACTCCTGCGGCGCACGGACTGGCGCACCGCTCCCGGGCTCTTCCGCCTCCACTACTCCGACCGCTTCTTCGCCCTGGTCGCGTGGACCGGCTGTGCGCTCTCCGTCGCGCTGATCGCCGGCCTGGACAGTCATCTGCCCCTGTGGGCGGCGATGCTGCTGTGGGCCCTGCCCTGGGCGCTGTACCTGTCGATCGTCCAGGTCGGCGACACCTGGTACGGCTTCGGCTGGGAGTCGCTGCTGCTGGAGACCGGATTCCTCGCCGTCTTCCTCGGCAACGCGGGCACCGCCCCGCCGGTGCTGGTGCTGTGGCTGCTGCGCTGGGTGCTGTTCCGGGTGGAGTTCGGCGCCGGGCTGATCAAGATCCGCGGCGACGCGTGCTGGCGCAGGCTGACGTGTTTGTACTTCCACCACGAGACCCAGCCGATGCCCGGCCCGCTGAGCTGGTTCTTCCACCGGCTGCCCCGGCCCCTGCACCGGGCCGAGGTGGCGGCCAACCATGTGACCCAGCTCCTGGTCCCGGTGCTGCTCTTCACCCCGCAGCCGGTGGCGGGCGCGGCGGCGGCCCTGATGGTCCTGACCCAGCTGTGGCTGGTGCTGTCGGGGAACTTCGCGTGGCTCAACTGGCTGACGATCGCGCTCGCCCTGTCGGCCGTCGACTGGTCCCCGGTCGCCGAGCCGCCCGCGCAGTCCGCCGCGCCCCTCTGGTACGAGGTGGTGGTCATCGCCGTCACCGCCCTGGTGCTGGCTCTGAGCTACCGCCCGGCCCGCAATCTGGTCTCGCGCCGCCAGGTGATGAACCGCTCGTTCGACCCTCTGCACCTGGTCAATACGTACGGCGCGTTCGGCAGCATCAGCCGGGTCCGGCTGGAGGTGGTGGTCGAGGGCACGGATGAGCGGGTCGTGCATCCGGGCACGGTCTGGCGGGAGTACGGGTTCCGCGGGAAGCCGGGAGATCCGCGGCGGCTGCCGCGCCAGTTCGCCCCGTACCACCTGCGGCTCGACTGGATGATGTGGTTCGCCGCTCTCTCACCCGCCTATGCCCGCCCCTGGTTCGGCCCGTTCGTGCAGCGGCTGCTGGAGAACGACCGGGACACGCTGCGGCTGCTGCGGCACAACCCGTTCCCCGGCGCCCCGCCCGCGCACGTCCGCGCCAGGGTGTACCGCTACCGGTACACGACCTGGCGCGAACTGCGGGCCACCGGGCGCTGGTGGCACCGCACCTACGTGCGGGACTTCATGCGGCCGGTGCCGCCGGGTCCCGCACCGGTCAGCCCGACCAGGCGATCTTGA